From Salarias fasciatus chromosome 12, fSalaFa1.1, whole genome shotgun sequence, the proteins below share one genomic window:
- the acacb gene encoding acetyl-CoA carboxylase 2 isoform X3 encodes MEGRNCPTLNLFPYLLRPSMSGPHLVKKGREHRKMDLHRDFTVASPAEFVTRFGGSRVIEKVLIANNGIAAVKCMRSIRRWSYEMFRNERTIRFVVMVTPEDLKANAEYIKMADHYVPVPGGTNNNNYANVELIVDIAKRIPVQAVWAGWGHASENPKLPELLDKAGISFMGPSSKAMWALGDKVASSIVAQSADIPTLPWSGSGLRVDWSEEDQRLGNVISVPPEVYRKGCVRDVDDGLQGAENIGYPVVIKASEGGGGKGIRKVESSEDFSSFFRQVQTEVPGSPIFIMQLAQHARHLEVQILADEYGNAISLFGRDCSIQRRHQKIIEEAPATIAASSTFEQMERYAVRLAKMVGYVSAGTVEYLFSEDGSFHFLELNPRLQVEHPCTEMIADVNLPAAQLQIAMGVPLHRIKDIRMLYGESPWGDTPIDFDSPSCVPSPRGHVIAARITSENPDEGFKPSSGTVQELNFRSSKNVWGYFSVGATGGLHEFADSQFGHCFSWGENREEAISNMVVAMKELSIRGDFRTTVEYLIKLLETESFRNNDIDTGWLDHLIAEKVQAERPDTMLGIVCGALHVADASFRKSMSNYLHSLERGQVLPAASLLNSVSVDLIYEGVKFCLKVARQSPTTYVIMMNGSNIEIDVHRLSDGGLLLCYDGCSHTTYMKEEVDSYRITVGNKTCVFEKEKDPTVLRSPSAGKLLQYTVEDGGHLFAGDVFAEIEVMKMVMTLTVHQSGCIHFVKRPGAVLEPGCIMAHMDLDDPSSIHKVELNTATLPPQQPLPMVGEKLHQVFHSVLENLIKVMDGYCLEEPYFSTKLKQWVATLMKTLRDPSLPLLELQEIMTSVAGRIPPSVEKDIRKVMAQYASNITSVLCQFPSQRVANILDSHAATLQRKSDREVFFMNTQSIVQLVQRYRSGIRGYMKSVVLDLLKRYLQVEIQFQQAHYDKCVINLREQHKPDMSPVLDYIFSHAQVSKKNVLVTMLIDQLCGRDPTLADELMAILNELTQLSKMENSKVALRARQVLIASHLPSYELRHNQVESIFLSAIDMYGHQFCPENLKKLILSETSIFDVLPNFFYHSNQVVCMAALEVYVRRGYIAYELNSIQHHQLQDGTCAVDFQFMLPSSHPNRGSSPTLNRLPVPVCASGQHKIRRHGSELFLEGALSPPCQRLGAMVAFQCFDDFKRDFDEVLSSFAEPLLESSPFSESCSGLYEEESFKNIRENPIHIINVSIKTADTEDDDTLVTALTAFTQLKKAVLFEYGIRRITFLIAQKREFPKFFTFRARDGFQEDRIYRNLEPALAFQLELNRMRNFDLTAVPCANHKMHLYLGAARVDEGAEVTDYRFFIRAIIRHSDLITKEASFEYLQNEGERLLLEAMDELEVAFSNTNVRTDCNHIFLNFVPTVIMDPSKIEESVRSMVMRYGSRLWKLRVLQAELKINIRLTPTGNAIPIRLFLTNESGYYLDISLYKEVTDPGSGQIMFQSYGDKQGPLQGMLINTPYVTKDLLQAKRFQAQTLGTTYVYDFPEMFRQALFKLWGPGGKCPTDVLICTELVLDPQGGLVHMNRLPGDNDVGMVAFRMKMKTPEYPEGRDIIVICNDITHMIGSFGPQEDELYLRASELARAEGIPRIYIAANSGARIGLAEEVKHMFQVAWIDPADPYKGFKYLYLTPQDYTRISATNSVHCHHVEEGGESRYIITDIVGKDDGLGVENLRGSGTIAGESSQAYQEIVTISMVTCRAIGIGAYLVRLGQRVIQVENSHIILTGSSALNKVLGREVYTSNNQLGGIQIMHNNGVTHSTVPDDFDGVFTILQWLSYMPKNKHSPVPVIATTDPVDREIDFILSKAPYDPRWMLAGRPHPTVKGSWQSGFFDYGSFMEIMGSWAQTVVVGRARLGGIPLGVIAVETRTVEFTVPADPANLDSEAKVQQQAGQVWFPDSAFKTAQAICDFNRERLPLMVFANWRGFSGGMKDMYDQVLKFGAYIVDALHGFRQPVLVYIPPHAELRGGSWVVIDPTINPLCMELYADRESRGGVLEPEGTVEIKFRRKDLLKTMRRLDSVYAGLVEQLASPELSEKQCRELELKLKAREEFLQPIYHQVAVQFADLHDTPGRMQEKGVVTDILDWKNVRSFFYWRLRRLLLEQVVKCEILQANRDLSDGHMQSMLRRWFVETEGTVKAYLWDNNQAVVEWLEKHLSTEDGVKSAIRENIKYLKRENALKHIRSLVQANPDVVMDCIIHMSQNITPSQRAKVANLLATMDSSSTS; translated from the exons ATGGAAGGAAGAAACTGTCCAACTCTAAACTTATTCCCATATCTCCTGAG GCCTAGCATGTCCGGTCCCCACCTGGTGAAAAAAGGACGTGAGCATAGAAAAATGGATCTCCACAGAGACTTCACGGTGGCCTCTCCTGCCGAGTTCGTCACGCGATTCGGTGGCAGCCGAGTTATAGAAAAA gtgCTGATCGCTAATAACGGCATTGCTGCAGTCAAATGTATGCGCTCTATCCGCCGCTGGTCCTATGAAATGTTTCGCAACGAGAGGACCATCCGCTTCGTGGTCATGGTGACCCCCGAAGACTTGAAAGCGAATGCAG AATACATAAAGATGGCAGACCACTATGTTCCCGTGCCCGGTGGAACCAACAATAACAACTATGCTAACGTGGAGCTGATTGTAGACATCGCCAAGAGGATCCCAGTTCAG GCTGTGTGGGCTGGCTGGGGCCATGCGTCTGAAAATCCCAAACTGCCCGAGCTGTTGGACAAAGCCGGGATATCATTCATGg GGCCGTCCAGTAAGGCCATGTGGGCGCTTGGAGATAAGGTGGCCTCCTCCATCGTGGCGCAGAGTGCAGACATTCCCACACTGCCGTGGAGTGGATCAG GTCTGAGAGTGGACTGGTCTGAAGAGGACCAGAGACTGGGCAATGTAATCAGTGTTCCTCCAGAGGTCTACAGAAAGGGCTGCGTTCGTGACGTAGATGATGGACTGCAG ggAGCAGAGAATATTGGCTATCCAGTTGTCATCAAGGCCTCGGAGGGTGGTGGTGGGAAGGGGATCCGAAAGGTCGAAAGCTCTGAAGATTTTTCGAGCTTCTTCAGACAG GTTCAAACGGAGGTACCGGGCTCTCCCATCTTCATCATGCAGCTGGCTCAGCATGCGAGGCATCTGGAGGTGCAGATCCTGGCCGACGAGTACGGAAACGCCATCTCTCTGTTCGGACGAGACTGCTCCATCCAGAGGCGGCACCAGAAGATCATCGAGGAGGCTCCTGCAACCATAGCCGCCTCCTCAACGTTCGAACAGATGGAACGG TATGCCGTGCGGCTGGCGAAGATGGTGGGCTACGTGAGTGCGGGTACTGTGGAATATCTCTTCTCTGAGGACGGAAGCTTCCACTTCCTGGAGCTGAATCCTCGTCTTCAGGTGGAACATCCCTGCACGGAGATGATTGCAGACGTAAACCTACCAGCTGCCcagctccag ATTGCAATGGGAGTCCCACTTCATAGAATTAAGGACATACGGATGCTTTACGGAGAGAGTCCGTGGGGGGACACCCCCATCGACTTTGACAGTCCAAGCTGTGTGCCAAGTCCCAGAGGACACGTCATCGCTGCTCGGATCACCAGCGAAAACCCAGACGAG GGGTTCAAACCCAGCTCCGGCACTGTGCAGGAGCTGAACTTCCGCAGCAGTAAAAACGTCTGGGGGTATTTCAGTGTCGGGGCGACCGGTGGCCTGCACGAGTTTGCCGATTCCCAGTTTGGACATTGTTTCTCGTGGGGTGAGAACCGTGAAGAAGCCATTTC gaacATGGTCGTTGCTATGAAGGAACTGTCCATTCGAGGAGATTTCAGGACCACGGTTGAATATCTTATTAAACTTCTGGAGACCGAAAGCTTCAGAAACAACGACATTGACACAGGCTGGCTGGATCATCTCATTGCAGAGAAAGTGCAA GCAGAGAGGCCAGACACCATGCTGGGCATCGTCTGTGGAGCTCTGCATGTCGCCGATGCAAGTTTCAGAAAGAGCATGTCCAACTACCTTCATTCACTGGAAAG AGGTCAGGTGCTGCCAGCTGCCAGTCTGCTCAACTCGGTCAGCGTGGACCTGATTTATGAGGGAGTCAAATTCTGTCTGAAG GTGGCTCGACAATCCCCAACAACGTATGTCATCATGATGAACGGCTCCAACATCGAAATAGACGTCCACAGGCTGAGCGACGGCGGCCTCCTGCTGTGCTACGACGGCTGCAGCCACACCACCTACATGAAGGAGGAAGTCGACAG CTACCGCATCACCGTTGGCAACAAGACCTGCGTGTTTGAGAAGGAGAAGGATCCCACGGTCCTGAggtcgccctctgctggcaaGCTGCTGCAGTACACAGTCGAGGATGGGGGGCATCTTTTTGCAGGAGATGTGTTTGCAGAGATTGAG GTGATGAAGATGGTGATGACTCTGACTGTGCATCAGTCTGGCTGTATCCACTTTGTCAAGAGGCCCGGGGCGGTTCTGGAGCCCGGCTGCATCATGGCTCACATGGACTTGGACGACCCCAGCAGTATACATAAA GTGGAGCTTAACACCGCCACGTTACCACCGCAGCAGCCACTGCCCATGGTCGGTGAAAAGCTCCAccaggtgttccacagcgtgCTGGAAAACCTGATCAAAGTGATGGACGGGTACTGTCTTGAAGAGCCTTACTTCAGCACCAAG CTGAAACAGTGGGTGGCCACCCTCATGAAAACCCTCAGGGACCCCTCACTGCCactgctggagctccaggagATCATGACCAGCGTGGCCGGCCGTATTCCGCCGAGCGTTGAGAAAGACATCCGTAAAGTCATGGCTCAGTACGCCAGCAACATCACCTCTGTCCTCTGCCAGTTCCCCAGTCAACGG GTCGCAAATATTCTGGACAGCCATGCAGCGACGCTCCAGAGGAAATCTGACCGAGAGGTTTTCTTCATGAACACTCAGAGCATTGTGCAGCTGGTGCAGAG ATACCGCAGTGGAATCCGTGGTTATATGAAATCTGTGGTGCTTGACCTGCTGAAGCGTTACCTGCAGGTCGAAATCCAGTTTCAGCAAG ctcaCTATGATAAGTGTGTGATCAACCTAAGAGAGCAGCACAAACCAGACATGAGTCCTGTGCTGGACTACATCTTCTCCCATGCTCAGGTCTCCAAGAAGAACGTCCTGGTCACAATGCTCATA GACCAGCTGTGTGGACGGGATCCCACTCTGGCAGATGAGCTCATGGCCATTCTGAACGAACTCACGCAGCTCAGTAAGATGGAGAACTCAAAGGTGGCTTTGAGAGCCAGACAG GTCTTGATAGCCTCCCATTTGCCATCATACGAGCTGAGACACAACCAAGTGGAGTCCATCTTCCTGTcagccattgacatgtacggcCACCAGTTCTGCCCAGAAAACTTGAAG AAACTCATTCTCTCTGAAACCTCCATTTTTGACGTTCTGCCCAATTTCTTCTACCACTCCAATCAAGTCGTTTGCATGGCGGCCCTGGAG GTCTATGTTCGCAGAGGGTACATCGCCTACGAGCTGAACAGCATCCAGCATCACCAGCTGCAGGACGGGACGTGCGCCGTGGACTTTCAGTTCATGTTGCCCTCGTCGCATCCGAACAG AGGGAGCAGCCCTACTCTGAACAG GCTTCCCGTCCCGGTGTGTGCGTCTGGCCAGCACAAAATCAGGCGTCACGGCAGCGAGCTCTTCCTGGAGGGAGCCTTGTCTCCGCCCTGCCAGCGCCTGGGAGCCATGGTGGCTTTCCAGTGTTTTGATGATTTCAAAAG ggaTTTCGATGAAGTTCTGTCCAGCTTTGCTGAACCTCTCTTGGAGAGCTCTCCCTTCTCAGAGTCCTGCTCCGGCCTGTATGAAGAGGAGAGTTTCAAG AATATCAGGGAGAACCCGATCCACATCATCAATGTGTCCATAAAAACAGCAGACACGGAAGACGACGACACCCTGGTGACGGCCCTCACCGCCTTCACCCAGCTGAAG AAAGCAGTCCTGTTCGAGTACGGAATCCGGAGAATCACGTTTTTGATTGCAcagaag agagaATTCCCAAAGTTCTTCACATTCAGAGCCAGAGACGGG TTCCAGGAGGATCGCATCTATCGTAACCTGGAGCCGGCTTTAGCGTTCCAGCTGGAGCTCAACAGGATGAGGAACTTCGACCTGACGGCGGTCCCCTGTGCCAATCACAAGATGCACCTCTACCTGGGCGCCGCTCGCGTTGACGAGGGCGCCGAAGTTACGGATTACCGCTTCTTCATCCGAGCAATTATTCGCCACTCAGATCTCATCACAAAG GAAGCCTCATTTGAATACCTTCAAAACGAAGgagagcgcctcctgctggaagCCATGGATGAGTTGGAAGTGGCCTTCAGTAACACCAACGTCCGCACAGACTGCAATCACATCTTCCTCAACTTCGTCCCCACTGTCATCATGGACCCCtcgaag ATCGAGGAGTCCGTCCGCTCCATGGTCATGCGGTACGGCAGTCGTCTTTGGAAGCTGCGGGTCTTGCAGGCCGAGCTGAAGATCAACATCCGTCTGACACCAACAGGGAATGCCATCCCCATCCGCCTCTTTCTCACCAATGAATCCGGGTATTATTTGGACATCAGCCTTTACAAAGAGGTCACAGATCCCGGATCTGGCCAG ATCATGTTCCAGTCGTATGGAGACAAGCAGGGCCCGCTGCAGGGGATGCTGATCAACACTCCCTACGTGACCAAAGACCTGCTGCAGGCTAAACGCTTCCAGGCGCAGACTCTGGGCACCACATACGTTTATGACTTCCCTGAGATGTTCAGACAG GCTTTGTTCAAGCTGTGGGGTCCGGGAGGCAAATGCCCCACAGACGTGCTGATCTGCACCGAGCTTGTTCTGGACCCTCAAGGGGGACTGGTGCACATGAACCGCCTGCCTGGAGACAATGAT GTGGGGATGGTTGCTttcaggatgaagatgaagactCCAGAGTACCCGGAGGGCAGGGACATCATCGTCATCTGCAACGACATTACCCACATGATCGGCTCGTTCGGCCCCCAGGAGGACGAGCTGTACCTCAGGGCGTCGGAGTTGGCCCGGGCCGAGGGCATCCCCCGCATTTACATCGCGGCCAACAGCGGCGCTCGCATCGGGCTCGCCGAAGAGGTGAAGCACATGTTCCAGGTGGCCTGGATCGACCCGGCCGATCCCTACAAG GGTTTCAAATACCTCTACCTGACACCGCAGGACTACACCCGTATCAGCGCCACCAACTCTGTTCACTGTCATCATgtagaggagggaggagagtcCAG GTACATCATCACTGACATTGTTGGGAAGGACGACGGTCTCGGGGTTGAGAACCTGCGAGGCTCTGGCACCATCGCAGGAGAGTCTTCTCAGGCCTACCAGGAGATTGTCACAATCAGTATG GTGACGTGTCGTGCGATTGGAATCGGAGCTTATCTGGTCCGACTGGGACAGCGAGTGATCCAGGTGGAGAACTCCCACATCATCCTGACTGGCTCCAGCGCTCTAAACAAG GTTCTGGGACGGGAGGTCTACACGTCCAACAACCAACTTGGAGGAATCCAAATTATGCACAACAACGGAGTCACACACTCCACCGTGCCGGATGATTTTGATGGCGTCTTCACTATTCTGCAGTGGCTCTCTTACATGCCAAAG aacaaacactcccctgTGCCTGTTATTGCAACGACTGATCCAGTAGACAGAGAGATCGATTTCATTCTCTCTAAAGCGCCGTACGACCCCCGCTGGATGCTCGCAGGCAGACCTCATCCCA CTGTGAAGGGCTCCTGGCAGAGCGGATTCTTTGATTATGGCTCCTTCATGGAGATCATGGGATCCTGGGCCCAGACTGTGGTCGTGGGTAGAGCGCG GTTAGGAGGGATCCCTCTGGGTGTCATTGCTGTCGAAACTCGCACAGTGGAGTTCACTGTACCAGCAGATCCAGCCAACCTGGATTCAGAAGCTAAA gtccagcagcaggCCGGCCAGGTGTGGTTTCCAGATTCAGCCTTTAAAACGGCTCAGGCCATTTGCGATTTCAACCGTGAACGTCTGCCTCTCATGGTGTTTGCCAACTGGAGGGGCTTCTCCGGGGGGATGAAGG atATGTATGACCAGGTCCTGAAGTTTGGGGCTTACATCGTGGACGCCCTGCATGGTTTCCGCCAGCCGGTGCTGGTATACATCCCTCCACACGCTGAGCTAAGAGGGGGATCCTGGGTGGTGATCGACCCCACCATCAACCCGCTGTGTATGGAGCTGTACGCCGACAGAGAGAGCAG AGGCGGCGTGCTCGAGCCTGAAGGTACAGTGGAGATCAAATTCAGGAGGAAAGACCTGCTGAAGACCATGAGGAGGCTGGACTCGGTGTACGCTGGCCTGGTTGAGCAGCTTG CCTCACCAGAACTGTCTGAAAAACAgtgcagggagctggagctgaagctgaaagCCAGGGAGGAGTTCCTGCAGCCAATCTACCACCAGGTGGCAGTGCAGTTTGCAGATCTGCACGACACACCTGGCAGGATGCAGGAGAAAGGTGTAGTCACT GACATCTTGGACTGGAAAAATGTGAGGAGTTTCTTCTACTGGCGTCTgcgccgcctcctgctggagcaggtGGTGAAATGTGAGATTTTACAGGCCAACAGGGATCTCAGTGACGGACACATGCAGTCGATGCTGAGGCGGTGGTTTGTTGAAACAGAAGGAACTGTCAAG GCTTACCTTTGGGACAACAACCAAGCTGTGGTTGAATGGCTGGAGAAACATTTGTCCACTGAGGATGGAGTCAAATCAGCCATCCGAGAGAACATCAAGTacttgaaaagagaaaatgctctgaaacacaT